The region tgcgCTCCCAGTGAAgaggatgtggatttgatccctgctcatggaactaagatcccacaagcctcgtggtacagccaaaaaaataaataaaaagtttttaaaaaaaactgacaaaggaaaGAACACTTGGGCAATCTAGACTACACTACTTCAGCAAGAGTATCAGAGAGGTAGCCTACTCTGAACTCTCTGCCCTGATCCCTGGGAAACCGTATAACTTTAACAAGAGGACATATTTGCAAACAAACCTGGATTCACCTCTCAGGTGTAGCTGACAATCGCAGTGACTCTGGGCAAGCTAAACTTCTCACTGGGTTTTCTCTTCTACACAAAGGGGAAGAAATAATCTCTCTCCAAGGCTTGTGTGAAGAGCAATCAAATGGATACAGAAGtatgcagcccagggcctggctcagCGAGGCACCTGGTGAAAAGACACCTTTGAGTGGGGCTACCTGGCCTCTGAAGCACATGCTGGACTCTGAATTGCGAGGCTGTGGTGTTCCCAAGCATTTTTCTCAGGGTTGggcttttctattttgtttcccaTCTGGTGGATGGTCTCCGCAGGCAGTGGTCGTGGTCTCTGGGCATTCCTCTGTAGACAGGTCTCAAGAGCACAATCTAAAAACAGCTGGCAAAAGCCTAATGAATCTGAAAACAATTCAAAAACCACAAAATTACTCGGGAAGTATTTTTCCAAAATGTGAACTAAACGTATTTACATAAGTTATCCCATCTGCAGAAGCAAAGACCATTCGCAGTACTGCACGTGTAGCTTTGAAAATGAAGTAAATCCATATGAACCTCCTAATCCACTTAAGTTCTCACCAAAAACAGTGATcgttggtgttttgttttgtttttttgatgcagagcatttttaaagtctttactgaatttgcgACAGTgtggcttctgttttatgtttcggtTTATTGGCCACAAGGCAAGTGGGAtatcagctccctgaccagggatcaaactctcaccctttgcattggaaggtgaagtcttaatcactggatcactagggaagtcccagcactAGTAAATTTGATACATGAATAAATATCTTTGtgtgtgaggaaaaaaaatgtgttaattaCATTTCCGAGCCAGCTGATAGACTTCATATCTCATACTTTGATAATAAAAGTTGTCATCTAAAATCAAAAGCAGAGGTCTAGACACAGCAGTCTTCGTTAAGGGGTAGAGAGCCTGGGCCTCAACAGCTGCAGAAGATATCAGATCTTGATCCTTCAAGCAGGTTATAAAATCCTTCCACATGGCTTCAGTCTTGCTGGGTGGGGCAGACATCTGACACCCGTTAATGACAGCCAGCAAGAAGTGTTCAAGGAACTTCAACAGTTCCTGGCGAAACAATTTCCACTGGGATGGCTGCAAAATACCAGAGAACTGAAAATTATATTAGGCTTTGGCCAGTACTGTGGTCATGTCTCAACACCCCCCCTGCTCCATATGATAATTTCTGAACCATTTGGAGGTCTCTAGTCACAACACTAgtcacagtactcttgcctggaaaatcccatggatggaggagcctggaaggctgcagtctatggggtcgctaagtcgggcacgactgagcgacttcactttcacttttcactttcctgcattggagaaggaaatggcaacccactccagtgttcttgcctggagaatcccagggacagaggagcctggtgggctgctgtctatggggtcgcacagagttggacacgactgaagtgacttagcagcagcagtcacagcTTGCTTTCCCATACTCATGTCTTCACATATGCTATTCCGTCTGCTGAAAAACTAGTCAGCGATATTAGCTCTGTGAACACCTTTCAGACTCAACCATGTAGAAGGCATGCAGACCCTCCCTTGCATACCACGACACTTGTATACACTGAGTCTCCACTCTAAGAGGGTTTACACTGTTTAAGCAGCTCCATGTCCCTGCTAGATCAATAGCCTGCTGTATACCCAGCCTTCAGCAGAGGGTTTCACACCTAATAGATGCTCCAGAAGTGTTTATGAAATGACTGAATAAGtgagtaaatgaaagaatgaaaagctGTTACCATCTAGGAGAAAGAAGGAACCAAAATAAATATCCTgccaaaataaaaacagtctGGCTAAGATATAGCAATGCCCATGTGCCCTTGAAAtaagaaaaggacagaaaaagaaaaaagaaaagcagacagaAAGAGGATCAGCTGAAAAGTCTCTGGGTCCAGATGAAAGGACCTCAGGCTAACAATAGAAATGGAATGGGATAGGGAAAGATAGAGTAAGCAGATTGAAGGGAAGAGAATAAATAGCTTGGAAACACAAGTAACCTTGCTGCTGCTCAAGGGCTCTGGAGAGCACTGACTCAGTTATGAGGTCAAGGCTGGAGGGAAAACACAAGGACGGGAGATGAGGATCCCTCTCCTGTCTGTCCACACCCCATAACATCACTGAGATTACAGCACACAAAACTaatattggtttggccaaaaagttcgttcggaTTTTTCTGTGCCCtcctacagaaaaacccaaatgaattttttggccaacccaatataacaGTGAAATCCactgaaaagaaaacagcaacacATCACTTCCTAAAATGTGAGATATCCTAATCATGGTAACAAGATGAGCCCCAGGGCCTTTGTAGGGGGAAAGTGGAAAAAATACAGtaagaaaacagagggaaaacCACAGCAAATACAATCTCTATCGACAAGTTCCAGCTTCCTCCAGAGTGGTGAAATACTATTACCAAAGTAAATCCACTGGTACTACGGGACTGATACCATATTTACCTCACAATTAACCAAGAATGGGGAAACATATAACTTTGCTGGTGAAGTCCAAAATTTTTCACATGCCAAATGTATTTTTGCAAATATACTCAGACTGAAATCACACCATATTTGCATCTTATTTATGTGAACTCATCTACATTCAGCACTAAACGACAAAACTActtaaaattttcagaatatgTCACTGAGTATTTTCTCTAGAGTTAGCATGAGATGAGTGCCATCAATCTACTGTTCCCTCAAAAGTCTCTGTTTTCACATGCTTCTCAAAGGGATGCATCTCATCACACTGAGGGTGATCTGAGGGCTTAAAGCTGAGTATGGCTTGGTACCCAAACACAAGCCTATTACTTCATCTGGTGGTCAACTAAGAAACTGACATCTTTTCCCATTCTTGCAGTGGCAGGTTTACTCCGATTACGAATGAAGATCCAGCTTCAGAGGCAGAATTCTTCATTTGTACAGACTGGACTTTCACAGGAGGCACCCTAGTAAGTACCTTGTTACTTGTAATTTTGTATTCTTCTTTAAAAGGGTTTCCCTCAAACTGCATAACTTAAAGCCCCATAAAACCTGGATTTTCCTGGCTGATTGTTAAATTGGCTGTGTTTGAATTTTTGACAGCGTCTGTCCCTCTTTTCAGAACAACCTTCCCAAAGGATTTTCAGGAGGGTATCTGACAATGGGAGATTTCCACGTTGCACGCTGACTTCAGAATCTAACCCTATGCTGGTGGCTGTTTGTACCTGTCATATTCACAGTCAACTTATTCTGTGCAAACCAGCTCACTTTCCTCGAACCCCCATCTGTCCTCCATCAGGGATCCTTCTCCCACACCACGCATTATCCAGTACACctatggtgccatccaaccatttcatcctctgtcgtccccttctcctgccctcaatcttttccagcatcagggtctcctcCAATAATACATTTTCCTTGGCTACTGAAgacgggagaaggggacgacagaggatgagatggttggatggcatcaccaactcaatggacgtgagcctgagtaaactccgggagttggtgatggacagggaggcctggcgtccaaggattcacaaagagtcggacccgagtGAGCAACTGAGCTTAACTGAACTCCGGCCTACGCCCTGCCCCCTCAGTACTGACCAATGGGCTTGCGCTTGCCTTCTCAAGGACCGCTTCCGGCATGACGTCATCGTAGGCGACGACTCCCACCGCCCAACCCAGTTCCTGCTGTAGCCAGTGTCTGAGGGCGCGCGCGAAAGTTGACTTTCCTGCCGCGGGCAGGCCGCAGAGAACGCAGAGGACTAGCTTCTGTGGCCGTTCGCTGTGCGCTCCTCTGACGTCCTCCCCCATCTTCATGCTGTAGCGGGAGACCTGAGGCCACCGGAAGTGTTGACGGCGCAATGTCCGTCAAACCGCGCATGCGCAGTTCCCCACCACCGGGTTGCGCCTCCTGGGGGCGCGAGAGAGAACTAGGCGAGTCTTCGGATCAAAAAGGCCTTTGTCGTCTCGGTCATCTCCGAGATCGTCCCCTTGGACCCTTGAAGCAGTGGTGCTGAACTGACTGTGAATCGAGTCCCCTAGGCTGGCAAGTTCACGGGGATGCGTTTCCTAAAAGATCAGAAAAGTTGGACTTAAGAATTCCGTGGGATCCAGTCAACGCTGTCACTGCGGAGGGCAAGAataaatccctggttggggagctattAATGAAATCCCTTAAGCTGCGCGGCGaggcaattaaaagaaaaagaaccatcGAGCTGCAGCTGAGTCCGACAGCTGTGCTCCGCTGTTCCTTCCAGGTGACAGGAGGAGAGGCGAAAAATATTAGTTATTGCGCGGTAACGCCACCAGCCGGCAGCAAGTGTCGGGAAATGAAGGCAGGAAAGGTACATTCCTCCTTACACTTCCAAGTCCAGTGCATTCACGCAGAGAAAGCTTTtagtgttaaaaaaagaaatgctaagatGTGAGGAAGTATAAAACAGATTCCCTCTATGGGGAATGTGATGTAGAAAAATTGCATTCAGAGTCTAGCTTTCAGCTTGTCTTATGAGGTTACTTCTTCGTCATAAGGAGATATGTTCAAAATGTGGTGAACAAGTGAATGAGAATGAGTATATACTGGggcaaaatataattaataacctGGTGTTGTATCTGATATATTTGTGATTACAGAGCAGGTGCACATACATCaacctcattttctttctcttgggttgAAGGTGACCATTGAATTAAACATTCATTTCATGACAGTTCATTGTCATAGGCCCAGTGCAAGATCCCTCtcctttattattgttttttatccCTCATCCACGCTCACActcatttcctctctttttccttggcaacttttttttttttcttgtttaaacaCGGTTAGTTTTGCTTGCTTactttttaagagcagttttaggttcacagcaaaattgaaaagaaagtgGAGAATTTACATACACCTCTGCCCACCCCTACCCAAGTCTCTTCGAATATCAACATCCAGGATGGTACATTTGTTATTAATTGATGAACCTACACATcattatcaggcttccctggtagctcagctggtaaagaatcagcctgcaatgcaggagactccagttggattcctgggttgagaagatcccctggaaaagggataggctacccactccagtattcttaagcttccctggtggctcagacagtaaagaatccacctgcaatgcaagaggcctgggttttatccctgggttgggaagataccctgaaggagggcatggcaacccatttgagtattcttgcctggagaatctccatggtcAGCAGAGCCAgaccggctgcagtccatggagttgcaaagagttggacatgactgagcaactaagcacagcacagcacacattatCACCCATAGCTAACACTGGGTTTATTCTTGATGTTATACATTCCATGAGTTTtggcaaatgtataatgacatgtaccACCATTATAGTgttatacagaatagtttcactgccctaaaaatcctctgtactCTACCTATTCACCTCTCCCTGAAAGGAATCAGAACCCCGCGGTTTTTGCCAACCATATCCTCAGCCAgctttttgtctgtggaaaaactttagtcaaagggtaagtttctttctttaatttctttctaattCCTAGAGCTAAGCCTACTGGAACCCCTTTCTATTCACAAACAGATTTTCACTTAAAAAGACCTTGAACTATTTTACCTTAACTCAAACACGACCTGGACAGCACGCATTGTTCATAACCTCTCCAAAATCTCACCTGTAGTTGCTGAGATTAACTAACGTTTATTCTGTACTCTAGTAGacctgactgtggttcagatcatgcactccttattgccaaattcagacgtaaattgaagaaagtagggaaaaccactagaccaggtatgacctaaatcaaatcccttatgattatacagtggaagtgacaaatagattcaagggaatagatctgatagagtgcctgaagaattctggacataggtttgtgacactgtacagaaagcagtgatcaggaccatccccaagaaaacc is a window of Bos mutus isolate GX-2022 chromosome 26, NWIPB_WYAK_1.1, whole genome shotgun sequence DNA encoding:
- the PSTK gene encoding L-seryl-tRNA(Sec) kinase isoform X2 codes for the protein MKMGEDVRGAHSERPQKLVLCVLCGLPAAGKSTFARALRHWLQQELGWAVGVVAYDDVMPEAVLEKPSQWKLFRQELLKFLEHFLLAVINGCQMSAPPSKTEAMWKDFITCLKDQDLISSAAVEAQALYPLTKTAVSRPLLLILDDNFYYQSMRYEVYQLARKYSLGFCQLFLDCALETCLQRNAQRPRPLPAETIHQMGNKIEKPNPEKNAWEHHSLAIQSPACASEARLKLTDLLITALENPIKHVEENLEQKETDRLIGSTNILHQADQTLRRIVSQTMKEAKDEQMFPYNLKLLAEELNKLKAEFLEDLRQANKKYLCFQQTIDLADVISFFHYEKDNIVRKYFSKQH
- the PSTK gene encoding L-seryl-tRNA(Sec) kinase isoform X1, which encodes MKMGEDVRGAHSERPQKLVLCVLCGLPAAGKSTFARALRHWLQQELGWAVGVVAYDDVMPEAVLEKASASPLPSQWKLFRQELLKFLEHFLLAVINGCQMSAPPSKTEAMWKDFITCLKDQDLISSAAVEAQALYPLTKTAVSRPLLLILDDNFYYQSMRYEVYQLARKYSLGFCQLFLDCALETCLQRNAQRPRPLPAETIHQMGNKIEKPNPEKNAWEHHSLAIQSPACASEARLKLTDLLITALENPIKHVEENLEQKETDRLIGSTNILHQADQTLRRIVSQTMKEAKDEQMFPYNLKLLAEELNKLKAEFLEDLRQANKKYLCFQQTIDLADVISFFHYEKDNIVRKYFSKQH